Part of the Phycodurus eques isolate BA_2022a chromosome 3, UOR_Pequ_1.1, whole genome shotgun sequence genome, tcttcccccccccttTTGTGGTGAATTCAAGTAGTAAGCTGTGTTTTGTATGTGAGGCCAGCAACTTGATTAGAGACAGCGAGCTGGCCCGGCAGCTGGCCGGCTTATCGTCACCATGCTTTTGCACACTAAACATTCTGAACTTGTATTCCATATttaaaggagtttttttttttttttttttttgctttgttaacAAATAATACCGaccaacataaaataaatcGAAAACTGATCATTTGAGGGAAGTCAGCAATCGCATaaaagtcattgttttatttaagcCCCCCTTATGGCGTAGCAATTCTACGTGCCCATCCTGCGTAAGATTGCGTTTAAAACCTGGGACGGTACGTACGCCCGGAAAAGCACGGagatgcagagttgaaaggagttatATCGTACTTGTGTGACTTCATAGCGTGGCTTGACTCTTTTGTGACCGattggctccaagtcagcctttGATCATCCACAAGCTCCAAAATAGAATGGGCAGCGTGTCACAATAGTTTGAATGGCCATTATGTCTACAAGATCCGAAAAGTTCTCTTCGCTTATCATTTTGCCCTGCCGGGCGGTGCCGTGTGCTGTGTGGCTGCCGTTCGCATGGGCTAATGCTATAGAAGCTTCACACaaaggcacatttaaaaaactaaataaatcaataaaaataaaaagggagagagagacaaagaaaGGCACACATCAATAATCGAcagtagtgtttttttgttcgCTAAAACATCAACTGTTTCGTTTTGGATTGACTGGCAGATggtgtttacaaaaaaacattaagaaatgttcaataaacagacatttttttttgccagaagTCCTGCCTCATCTGTAGCATAAACCCCATAGTCTCACTTTTAAGACGGACAATAAAATAAGATGGAAGTGTCCGACTcttaatttagacaataaaCTAATCACAAAGTGTCCCACTGGTAATAAGGACAGCAAACTCATCACCAAGTAACCCAGGATTGGCAGTGAACTAACCATGAAGTGTCCCACTGTTTTTACAGGCAGTAAACTAAACACAAATTGTCCCACTTTTAATAGAGATACTGAACTAACAATGAAAGGTCCCACTATTAGTAAAGACAGTGAGCACACAATCGTATGTCAAACAGCATTTATTTAGATGGGAAACTCACCACTAAGTTTCTTTACTTCAGACAGCGAGATATCCATTAAGTGTCCTACTCTCAATACTGACTGTGAACTAACCACAAATGCCGCTTTTGCATTACAAGTTCCAGAACGGCCTGGCCCCTCTCTGCCCCCGGCCTCGCTTGGCCTGGCCTCcgttgcttttccattacaacgGGCACCAATCAAAAGTGGGGGAAGAAACCGGTGGCTAAAGAGAGAGGGTGTCGGTGAGAATAAAAGCTTATCTGCGGCGACGTTAAGAAAAAGGTTCTGAAAAGAGGTGCCATTGTCACCGCTTGGCCTTGAAAAAGTGTAACAGAGAAGCGACCCGGCAAGGCTGGTTGGGGGGTAGAACCGatacaatggaaaaggggcaaGTACCACAGAATGTTCCACAATTAATACACAGACTCCAAATGAACCACAAAGCCTGCCTGTGTTAATAGAGAGCGTGAATCGGAAATCACAACCGTGATTTGACTTACTTCCATTGTTTTCGTGTTTGACTCCAGCTCCGGCCCGTGTGACGGATGCGCTGCTGGCGGACGCCATGATAGGCAAGGCGGTGGAGCACATGTTCGAGACTGAGGATGGCCCCAAGGAGGAGTGGCGGGGGATGGTGCTGGCCCGGGCGCCCATCATGACATCCTGGTTTTTCATCACGTACGAGAAGGACCCAGTGCTCTACATGTACCAGCTACTGGATGACTACAAGGAGGGAGATCTGCGCATTATGCCCGACGCCAGTAAGTGGCACCTGAACGCAACAATTGCCACCGTTAGGGTGCGCAAATGTTCGGCCTGTGGGCCACGAACAGCCCGCTTCGTTATTAAATTCTGCCCACTGAGCGTTTACTTTATAAGAGTCCTGTGATATTTGCTGCATTGTTACCTTTTTTCCCATAACTTGGTAagttaaaacatttcatttatttttaaattatttctatACCTTATCAACATTTTAtgtaattataacattttaaccATAACTTGAAAAAAGATGAACTAAACTTAATTataagaaaatgtatgtataaaatagtttaacgtttatttatttgatttagttcaattctaagttaaaaatgagaattataatacaaattccaatgaagttgggatgttgtgtaaaaccggaataaaaaccgaatacattCATTTGCAAATCCCTTTGAACCTCTTTTCagttgaataaaaaacaaaaagctgagACGAGCAGGATTACCACTATGGTACATCACAttaccttttaacaacactcaagaagcagttgggaactgaggacactaactgtTGAAGCGTTGTTGGTGGAATTGTTTCCTATTCATGCTTGTTGcttaacagtccggggtctccattgtcctATTTTGCACTTTATAATGCACTACGAATTTTTGGAGACAGGTAGTCTAGTAtgcgcactcttttactacaaagccacgctgttgtaacacgtgcacagTGTGGCTTTGCTTTGTCTTTCtgaaaaaaagatgttgcttggatggcagcatacgttGCTTCAAAAtctgtgtgtacctttcagtattaatggtgccttcacagatgtgcaagttacccatgccatgggcagtAACACACCTCCATAGGATCACAGATGgttgcttttgaactttgggcTGACACCAATCCAGATGGCCCTTTCCTCCATGGCCCGAAGGTTACAATGTCCATgaattcccaaaacaatttgaaatgtggattctacagcacacttttccactttgcgtcagttcATCTCAGTTGAgatcaggcccagagaagccagctgCGTTTCTGGGTGGAGGTGTTCTATGGCATTTGCTTCGCATGGCAGAGTTTTGACTTTCATTTGTAGATGTTGTGACGAACTGTGCTAACTGACactgttttctgaagtgttcctgagcccacgtagtaatatccttgacacattgatgccagtttttaatgcagtgccgcctgaaggatcgaaggtcatggccattcaatgttggttttcagtcTTGCTGCtgacatgcagagatttctccaggttctctgaatcttttgagaATATtaggactgtagatgatgaaatccctaaattccttgcaattgtactttgCGAAATGTTCTTAAAcggttggactatttgctctcgcagttgttcacaaagtgtgagcctcgccccatccttgcttgtgaacaactgagcctttcggggatgctcattttatacccaataatgACACTCATCTGTTtccaattactgtattttcacaaccataaggcgcacttaaaagtctgaaATATTCTCCCAAACGGACGGGCCGCCTTACAATGcagcgcaccttatgtgtgcactgagttccaaaatctgtaaatgtcgttgtgtgactttgatgagcactGCGCTTGACTGACTGCATTTGACATTGActgcatttcctgccgacacgctgcttatatagaggaaggcggacgctACTGAGGACAGCAgcagacgtaaagggggaagggtgcgcgtaagagaggaggctaaagacgcccccagtaggtatatagttccggtgtGCGCATCGGTTTGGagaaggacccccgaaaatggcacccatgaacagacacgcttacgaagcacagtttaaactgcaagctattagttatgCGTAGGAACATGGaaatcgagcagccgcagcTGCGAGAGacttcaagatcaacaaatccatggttagGAAGTGGagaaagcaggaaaacgagcgtcgccaagtcaagaagatgaagctgaaaaagaaaaacaaaacgcggaaacaaggcgaggtggcccgagttggaagaccaactcgagcaatggattaatgagcaaagaacagccgggagaagcgtctctacagtcaccattcgactgagggcaataactcggagcttgccatcattccgggaggcttgacgaaccgctggacgtCCGTGTAAacggggcgttcaaagtgaagttgcgagcggcgtgggagccatggatgacagatggcgaacacagctttactaagactaggaggcagcgccgggcgagttacgccacaatttgtgaatggattgcggatgctcgggctaacgtgtctgcttgcactgttgttcgagctttcgtaaaagccggcatcatttctcaggagccgcacggcaacgagactgactccgacaatgacgagagggaacctggcgtgtttgatggagaacttgctcagctgttcattttggatacagaagatgaggactttgattgatttgtggatgatgattgatgaaaaaaataacgtgaggacattaaatacttcaataaagtacaacggaactcagttttgctcccggtgcctttttaaaaacattgttttagcgtgcatgcatgctgccgtatgttttaagctagcgtatgttttaccattcctgcgcccaataatacggtgcgccttatgtatgtgttaaatacagaaatagaccccgtaactggcactgcgccttttaatacggtgcgccctatggtcgtgaaaattcggtaacctgttcacctgtggaatatatatatatataagctaTATTTGTTTAcgtaaatgtaacatttttgacTGCCCCCCActgctggaattcagcattacaacaaaggCTAGGTCGCTTCGATGACGTAGGCAGTGGCGACTGTCTCCCCACCTCTCGCTGGTGAATATACACTGTGTAAATAAAGCTGTTGCAACTCGCGAGCCGCAAGGTAAATAAAATGGGTGGAAAGTTTAAGATCCAGCGTACCTGTGTTCTCTAACAACTGCGGTGTTACAGTGCCTTTTTGTTCATGTAGAGTCACATACACATTTCTGGGTTCCCCCCAAACCATTCAAATAATATACATTACGAAGTATACATCttattgttttacaacaatacttaactacatTTATCATGTATCTGTGGATAAAAGCTTGtgaagctagctagctagcgacGTTTATGGAACAACATGCACACGGGGCTCTACGTATGTGCCTCTTTACAGCGGTtcaaataatatactgtatcacaCTCTCCTCCTGTTCATGTAGTATTAATCTGTCTTTTTATGGTTGAATAAATGTGATCTAGTACAATAATGTATGCGCAGCATCAAACGTACGATATGcaatcgctcaatgtgcgggAGGAATCGTGAGGCTGTCCCTTAACTTGACTGCATTCTGTGCAGGACGTTTTTTCCCCAGTTGCCCCAAGCTTCTTCCTCTGGTCTTTTCCCCCATGTCGATCGTGCTTTTCATGTCACATCTCCGGACCTCAACTGGATGTCACCGGCGATCGATGTCCGTAGGCAGATAAGGAGGCAGAGAGAAAGGCAGCAGCATTATGACGCTCATTTATAATCAAGTGGATAAACATTCCAACCACATCGCAGGGTCAGTAGCAAGTTAATTTCCACACACGTCAAAAGAAATTAGATAAGGATCTATAAAAACAGGGACGCGAGGATTGCTGCTCAGCACACATGACTGCCTACACAGCTGTTGGCAGCCAAAGCGCTCCTTGAAaggggatatttttttttttttgctgcaatttttaattattgtatttatttacacagtcattattgtatgattattttatgcTACAGAAACTCTGCATATTTTTAGTGAGCTTTTTACCGACCATATTGCTTGGTAAAATGCCTCATTTCCGTGCCGACATTTCGGCTACGTCCTATGCGGTGCACCGCTAACTGGGCCAGCGTGGGAATGTATACGGTAGACACTAAGTTTGAAAGAGaatcaaatattgaaaaatacagcaagatggtagaggagctgacaggcttaatcagcattgtccTCCCCTCTTCTAGTGGCATgggggaaattattattatttttttaaacaaaaaatagttgTGGATTTCAGGTTTAAATAGCCGTCAGTGGCAGTGATGGAATTAAATAATTGGGTAATTACGATGAAATTGATTTATAAACAATGTCAAAAAAATTAGTAATTTAATGTGGTATATAAATTAACGTGTaaatgtcaaactttttttttttttttgcatttatcaAACAAGTTGATTGATTATAATTcagttattcatattttttttaattaaataattcttTCATTAAAAAGTATCTTACACAATCATTTAATAGTACAGGAATACATAATTTGGTCATTAATTATAAgcaaattaattataaataaatgtacatgtatagttatttatttgaataagtGAGTCACtaattataaatacaataatttacatgtgcatttaacatttatttaaataattggttaatcaaACCTAAATTAAAAAGTGAGAATTCTTCTTAAACTAAAAATATCTGTTGTTCCTTTTTCCGCAGGCGAGAGCGCGTCGTCGGAACGCGAGCCGGGCGAGGTCGTGGACAGTCTGGTGGGAAAGCAGGTGGAGTACGCCAAAGAGGATGGAGGCAAGCGCTCGGGGATGGTCATCCATCAGGTGGAAGCCAAGCCCTCCGTCTACTTCATAAAGTTCGACGACGACTTTCACATCTACGTCTACGATCTGGTCAAGACCACCTAAACCCTCGCCCCAAAGACCGCCAACCCCCCCTTAAGACACATGGACACGCTTGTTGTTCTTTTCAGAACGCGCCAGCCGCTGTAAGCCCCGCCCCTTTTGGATGACGAGCAGGAACTTGAACAGAGCTTGACTGCACCTCTCTGGACCATTAGCATCATTAGCTCATGTGGCTAGGATTCAAGTCGGAGTCAAAATTCATGGGACCTCATCGTTAACAAGCTAACTGGATGCCACTGATGACAACACATTTATTGATGCTTCTGGACTGCTAACTTTGGTAGCATCGTTAGCTTACACAGCTAGCACTTAAGTTGAAGTCCAAATTCATGAGAAGTCATTGTTACCAAGCTAACCGGATACCATTGATGACATTACAACAGTTAATGATCTCTCTGGATCGCTAGCTTCGTTAGCATTGTTAGCTAGCactcaaaatgttcaaattcatGGCACCTTGTTGGCTGGCAAATCGGATGCCAttgacatcatatttaatgatcTCTCTGGACCGCTAACATTGTTAGCTTGAGCAGCTTGCACTCAAGTTGTAGTCAAAATTCATGGTGACTCATCCAGATAAAGCTGACAGTAGACCACTGATGACATCACAATGTTTAATGATTTCTCTCTCAACTGCTAGCATCCTTAGCATTGTTAGCCCATGGAGGTAGCGCTCAAGTTGAAGACAAGCCACAAGAATTTGTTAGCAAGCTAATCAGACGGCCGATAAAACAAACGTCTCTCTGTCCTTGAAATGGTCATCAACACGCTGCACTCAACTCTCTGACCTTGTAGCATTGCAGAACATTCCCAGCTCAGATGGGGAGAAagggagggaagaaaaaaaaaaaaggcatcgtCTGGCCTTGAACTGATGATTGTTCGTGTGCTTCAGTGGGATGATCTTTGTCTTTCTAGAACCTTTGTTtagcattttgttgtgttttaacaATAACGGTTAGACATTCTAGAACATTTTGAGCTCAGACTGGAAAACAAGAAATGGTCTGGTGTTCCGCTGGTCTTCTAGAACATGTGCTTCAGCTTTGTTTCTGACCTGCCTTCTAGAATGttcgttttgctttttgttgtgctTTAACAATCATAACTGTTGTACATTCTAGAACAACGTTGTGAGCTCTGACTGAAAAACAAGCCATGGTCTGGCCGCTCTGGTGCTGATCTGACGATTGGTCTCCTACGTGTGCTTCGGCTTGATGTTCCTAAATCTCATTCTCGGgtgttttacttttgttatGCTTTAACAATCATCTATTGGTTAGACATTCTAGAACAACATTTGGAGCTCTAACTGAAGAACAAGGTGGAGAGCAAGACGTCTGGTATTGATCTGGTGATTGGTCTTCTAGAATGTGTGGGATCTCTTTTGATGTTGGAAAATCCTAGAACGGTCCAAGCTCCGAAGAACAAGATAAACGTGTTATCTGGCGTTAATCTGATGATTGGTCTTAGTGAACGTGCTATAGCTTGATGTTGGTGGATGTCATTATAGaatgttctttttgtcttttgttgtgctTTTAACAGTTGGACATTCTAGAACAATGTTCCAAGCTCTGTCtgacaaatgttgttttgcGCTGATCTGAAGACTGGCCGTCTGGAACGTCTACTTATGCTTGATGTTCTCATCATGTTCTTTGATGTCATTCTAGAATGTTTTTCTGTTGGACATGCTAATCTAGAACAACATTCTCTGGTATCTGGAGAACAACATGGTTTGACGTTGATCTGGTAATTGGTCTTTTAGAATGTGGTTCACGTTCTAAGATGTTAATCGTTCCTTTTGCAGCTTGCTATAGTTAAACAATCCAGTTCTTTTCCTGCTGGACATTCTAGAGCAATGTTCTCAGCTCTGTCTAAAAAACGAGATGTAGTCTGGTGTGGATCCGATGATTCTAGAACATGCACTTCAGCGTGATGTTCTTGGACCTCATCTCGCTttagaaagttttttttgttgttgtttttgttttttttcctctcccccTTGTGGTATAACAATCCAGTCCTGTTGGACATTCTAGAACATCTCAGCAGCCAGTCCAAACAAGATGAAGAATGATTGTTGTGCTTCATGTCATTCTGGAACAGGGgtctcaaactcatttttgttgcaggcCCCATCCTAGTTGTTTCCCTTGGAGGGCCGTTATCACTGAGCCCATAGAAATGAATGATCATATTATTAGatttacacaaattaatggataactagttttgaaatcaaatgccagaaaatatttgttcaactgttattcttttttaaaatagaataaTAGTTGGAACAAACAATTTGGGGGACTGATTAGGAAAAAATGCTCCagacaattaaacattttggtaatccagcaaaaaaacattgtcaatgcacatgatttgccttgGTGGACCACTTAAAATGATGCAGCGGACAGATCAGGGTGCAGATCTGGCACCCGGGTATTACACTTGTGTTCTAGAAAATGTATTAAGTTCACTGTCATGCTTTAACAATCCGTTTGGACCATCTAGAACATGCAAGGAACACGTGAGGAACGAGCAAATTCTCTCAACTGGAGTAGATGTTCAGTTGATGGGAATGTTAACTCATTTGCATTACTACGGAAAAAAGTTAAGAGGCCGCTTCAACATGCGTGTCGTGGGTGCATGTATCACGTTTTGTGTACATTGTTGTATAAGTTGTTGcatgtttgtgtctttttttctttttgtgcctTTTTCCTTTGAATGTTGGGGACCTAAAGTTGTTGTTTAAGTTTTGGACGTACTGTACCTTAAAGAACGTGCCAACATCACCTTCGAGCCAACTGAGAAGAAAACTAataaacaattctttttttcacttcttACAAGTCTCTTTTCCTCACTTGTGCCTCCTGGTGGTCGGACATACAGACAAATATGAAGCGTctgacaacaaaataaaatgggtAAAAAGGTGAACGTTAATggaattgttttgtactttcgGCACCCTGATGTatgatagtattttttttttaaaggaagtgAGCCAAAAAAGATAATTaactgaaacaataaaaaaatagaaaaagataaTTGGATGAATAATCAAATGGGTGCTCGGATATAACAAACAGAAATGGATTACAAAATGGAACAAATTGAGAATAACAGGACTTcctcaacaggaagtggattacaaaataaagcaaattggGATGGGCTCAAACAGGATGTGGATGAcaaaactgggaaaaaaaaagaaggaaattaGCACGGTGAAGACTCGTttacacatctgcctcacagttctgaggacctgggttcaaatccagcctctcgcgtgtggagtttgcatgttctccctctgccttcgtggcttttctccagaaactccggtttcctcccacatcccaaaaacatacatggcaggttgcttgaagactctaaattgcccgtaggtgtgaatgattgtttctatgtgccctgcaactggctggcgaccacttcagggtgtaccccgcatctcaccccaagatagctgggatgtctccagcatacccgtgaccctagtgaggatatgctgtgta contains:
- the spinb gene encoding spindlin b, with the translated sequence MKTPFKSPEAPRPRVDGGHSGVTVNMMKRRNPHKKQKSGVGPSRTLSPAKTNIVGCRIQHVWKEGSKSSQWKGTVLDQVPVNPSLYLIKYDGFDCIYGLELHSDQRVLGLQVLPDLVAPARVTDALLADAMIGKAVEHMFETEDGPKEEWRGMVLARAPIMTSWFFITYEKDPVLYMYQLLDDYKEGDLRIMPDASESASSEREPGEVVDSLVGKQVEYAKEDGGKRSGMVIHQVEAKPSVYFIKFDDDFHIYVYDLVKTT